The genomic stretch cactctatctattaaaaaaaccgcatcaaaatccgttccgttagtccgtagttttaaagatttaagcatacaaagggacatagggacagagaaagcgactttgttttatactatgtagtgattttgGTCTTTATTGAGTTTATCAACCATCATACATAAGCTTACATGTGTTTTTATAGGAACTTGaataacttaaattatttCGTAAAATTCTGTTAATACTTGTGTATCAATAAATTTTgcgtttacaataattattattattcattttaggTTTATCATTtagcattattataatttagtacATGTTAATAGCATCTATACTAAGACATCTTAAGCTTAAATTACAGATTAGATGGAGTAATAACTCTCAAAGGTCGCATTAAGATGATATTACGAAttcataaattacaaaatattagaataattatcaatttactAGACATACTTAAacataaatcaaatttaaatagatagtaatattttgatatattatgtttggtAATTATCGAGAAATTGCGCGTTAAGAGCCACCAATGaagagataattattttataaatatttaagattaGATAgttgtgtttaaaataatcgaTATATTCGTCATTCTGGATATTTTcggtattttgaaaattaatactaGGCCATGTTGGTTATATCTGTTAATTCCTTTCTGTATGTAGAGCTAAATTGTGCTCTTAACTGTAATTATAACcttattaaattgatacaGCCTAAATTTATTCTAACGCAGTTTTACTTTGGAGATAATACCTATAACATATACTTATAAGCTTCccatcataatattacaacctagttgataaaaaaacaggACAGCTCGTGTTCACAGCTTCTTAAAGGCTGTTACAATAGCCTACTTGATAGGAAAGTTTGAACGCTCATCATCATGTTCAATCATTTAAACAACAGACATTGGTAGACAAAAATACcatgatatcttataaaaatcaatgagTTTCCCACACACAACTCGGCATACATCAAACAGATAATACCACACATACAAATTACTCACCAtctatatacgtatataaaactcaaaggtgactgatatacatagtgatctatcaacgtgcagcccaaaccactggacgtatcgggctgaaatatggcatgcaggtagatgtcatacgtaggcgtcccctaagaaaggatttcccgaaattcttgcagGAAAAGGGAAAAatggggatgcacgtacaaagtcgtgggatgcacgtacaatgttcttacataattttgtattatttccaGGTGCTGTGTGGAGCAGTGGCGGGCGCAGGCGACGTGGTGGGCAACGCGAGCCGCGTGCGCCGCGCGCCGCAGCCGCACCACGCGCACCGCCTCATGTTAGTGTTGTATCTTGTATTGGCCAATTATATTACTCAGTATTACGGATTTCAAATTTCgctatttcaaataaatagtgTGAGGAGAAATTTGCTTTGtctagttttaataataaataaggacTTTTTCTTGATACCTTCTCGCGTTTAACATCCTTGACAAAGAAGAGTAAACAATTGCATATACAAGAGTAAAAAATTCACAAGTCGACTCTAATATTCCAGGACGGACGAAGAAATGGACGCCACAGCAGCGTGGAAGCGGTCGCACTGGCGCGAGATGCAGTCGATCCTGCGGCGGGAGGGCTCCCAGCGCGACGTCGTCGAGTGCTGCCCGTCCGTACTCGAGATGGTCGCCAAGAAAGGCGGCAGAACCCCCACAGGCCTCTACGTCGAGCTGTACGAGGACGGTGAGAACAAGCAGCGGCTGTACGAGCTCTCCTGCGCTCCCGACGTCGTCGACAAGCCCTGCCGCTTCGTTGACGCCAGGCTCTACAACCAGTCGAGGTGTGTACAGAAGTACTCGTACTCCTACGCACTAGTCCGGTACTCTTCCGCCACAGAAATGCCGCAGAGACACCGGCCAGAAGGACACTTCTCCGTCCCCGGGTCCGGCGGATGGTCCATGGACTACGTTACAGTTAGGGCCGGTTGCGAGTGCCAAATAACCCCGCCTAAACGCAAGAGCGCGCATAGAAAACGCCTCGAGAGGCACCGGCAGAGGAAGAAAAACAGACGCCTGGAAGAGGACGATGACACTTGATTTGTGAGTGCTATGTGCTTACCAGTGGACTTTGAACAAATTGCGGTATTCCCGATAGATTTAAGTGAGGTGGCGTGCCGGAGTGTTTGGTTCTTCGTCAAAACACGCATGCACGCATTGTTGTAAACAGTATGAAACTAAACCCTTGTCTAAAAAAAGctagttttgttatatttttgctATTGttcaaataatgttataatatgttgGAATATTAAATAGTGAGTAATAAGGCTCAGACGCTCCGGCACGTCAGCGAAATCATGTTACCGATTCTATCAAGTCAGATGTAAGCTTGGTTGTTTCTACAATCGGTACACGTATTAttctatgtatttattatgaatcGTCTATTTAATTACGCTTTTCGTTGTAGTCTCGTGgaatttgtaatataattgTGGAATGAGTGCCTTATCTTTGTGCCTTAATATATCGAAATACGTAATTTGCTACTTTTacactttattattaattgtataaactttttttttaatctgtattgtttacttttaattggAATATTGAGAAATGTGCTCGTAAAAATTATCAGGCGCAAAGTTTTATGAGGATTTTAATATGAGatactttataaaacaaacaagcaGTACTTTAAAGTATAATCAAAAGAAAGAATGAAAATTACGAATATATTCATAGTGAAGCAACTTCTTTCCACTTTTTGTAATGCtctcttaaaattttaagaatatttattaaaagtaacATTTCGTATGAAACATCGTTGTACTTCCCGCGTAGATTAAGTGCGTCCAGTCAAAGatctgtattattttctattttgtaatacttttattgtatttaaa from Colias croceus chromosome 16, ilColCroc2.1 encodes the following:
- the LOC123698431 gene encoding uncharacterized protein LOC123698431, whose amino-acid sequence is MSYSNHWINLLLLMAIKMVLCGAVAGAGDVVGNASRVRRAPQPHHAHRLMTDEEMDATAAWKRSHWREMQSILRREGSQRDVVECCPSVLEMVAKKGGRTPTGLYVELYEDGENKQRLYELSCAPDVVDKPCRFVDARLYNQSRCVQKYSYSYALVRYSSATEMPQRHRPEGHFSVPGSGGWSMDYVTVRAGCECQITPPKRKSAHRKRLERHRQRKKNRRLEEDDDT